A DNA window from Drosophila pseudoobscura strain MV-25-SWS-2005 chromosome 2, UCI_Dpse_MV25, whole genome shotgun sequence contains the following coding sequences:
- the LOC4801230 gene encoding endoplasmic reticulum aminopeptidase 2 isoform X1 — protein MLCCGFCCGNMSKRDYKVATTDGIELEPLGGEKSDKEKDKDKEKQTNGVTFGGESSGGRQTRTGVAVCSQRRALLVAGIVLGSLLLTAIIIAYAGPSNDCSCGTKTVSGYETDEENNTQPFNPIATNGEPFPWLEKMLPTSARPLRYMVTIHPNLTTLDVKGQVTIDLHIEKETNFIVLHIQDLNVTEKAIVTPGPKGYALKIVKVLEFPPRQQLYIEVKEKLKKKSNYTLNLRWYSKLNPEPEGFYVDQYESSNGVERLLAATVFRPNGARRAFPCFDEPHVRAPFRISVFRDRFHIGLSNSIVHTTEDVGFYMGTGLLRDDFIETPALPADAVAWVVSDFQRESLQPSAAYIPTTAAPYGTGAGGKKSAQLNNYTQLKSKNPPVRNITALTHSLNVNLTPRQNLSQIAAAATTTTALPVSLNGNGKPTNLTSLSQSTGSSIKRAPSYTFYAPRDLLVRSSFILHTSRDVLEYLQTWLDISYPLTKVDFVALPSLDRNMISSLGLVTLKTSFLTDPSSITSEQYQFSALRIAEAMVRQFFGGITSRKVLKDVWLWEGLIQYLGIHALAPLQESWPLREMYLLKMATAALDIDAIQGWDSIMNGTSHDGKNEDFFVQKTAAIFSMLHTAIGEDRFRGCLGSFLKVNRFKTAEPTDLWTICTKKANGSKNIKDMMTLWTHQPGFPLLTVTKMGNSVSISQRPFRPADFLAIHDDSYDGNNYNKTSLNATDMPSTVPPTPQGKHKAAPHMKWIFPVTYVTDINNVSETLWMQNVDINFNVPENVKWIKVNAIQNGYYRVVYNDDNWANLIEELSNNPNRFSSEDRLGLLSDAFTLCHANLLPCEITMNMIQYLPSETNYGPMALALRHLEKWRRILKYSECFLMLSEFIKMKISTVMEKVGWTDEGDVAARLMRPEVLLASVLWEDIDSITKAKNMLNQYLYYNGSAIAPNLREVVYTGSILSGEYIYWQHCWERFVTLQRTSETFVERMQLLRALGRTKDAWLQNRLLSHVTMLPTEEVVQVLKAIAGTPTGGAMACRFLQAKWFELERRLGPGTISFAKVISAITQYGATKFDYDELKSLVHRFGRGQGMSVLNMTLSSVASNVEWVARSQTSLYKWVESNLHSHRR, from the exons ATGTTATGTTGTGGCTTCTGTTGTGGCAACATGTCGAAAAGGGATTACAAAGTTGCCACCACGGATGGCATCGAGCTGGAGCCGTTGGGCGGCGAAAAGAGCGACAAGGAGAAGGACAAGGATAAGGAGAAGCAAACGAATGGCGTTACCTTTG GTGGCGAATCGAGTGGAGGCCGCCAGACGCGCACCGGAGTCGCCGTCTGCTCGCAGCGTCGGGCTCTCCTGGTGGCCGGGATCGTGCTCGGCTCCCTACTCCTGACGGCCATCATCATTGCCTACGCCGGACCGTCGAACG ACTGTTCCTGCGGGACGAAAACCGTGTCCGGCTATGAAACGGATGAAGAGAACAACACCCAGCCCTTCAATCCGATTGCCACCAACGGGGAGCCCTTCCCCTGGCTCGAGAAGATGCTGCCCACCAGTGCCCGACCCCTCAGGTACATGGTCACCATCCATCCCAATCTGACGACGTTGGACGTCAAAG GACAAGTCACCATCGATTTGCACATTGAGAAGGAGACCAATTTCATTGTCCTGCACATCCAGGACCTCAACGTCACCGAGAAG GCCATTGTGACCCCTGGACCGAAGGGATACGCCCTGAAGATTGTCAAGGTGCTGGAGTTTCCGCCCCGCCAGCAGCTCTACATCGAGGTGAAGGAGAAGCTCAAGAAGAAGTCCAATTACACCTTGAACCTCCGCTGGTACTCGAAACTGAATCCCGAACCGGAGGGCTTCTATGTGGACCAGTACGAGAGCTCCAATGGTGTGGAAAG ATTACTGGCTGCCACTGTCTTCCGACCGAATGGAGCACGACGGGCCTTCCCCTGCTTCGATGAGCCGCATGTGAGAGCCCCCTTCCGCATATCCGTGTTCCGCGATCGCTTCCACATCGGTCTCTCCAACTCCATTGTGCACACCACCGAAGATGTGGGCTTCTACATGGGCACGGGATTG CTTCGGGATGACTTCATTGAGACTCCTGCCTTGCCCGCCGATGCCGTGGCTTGGGTGGTGAGCGACTTCCAGCGTGAATCCCTGCAGCCCTCGGCCGCCTACATACCCACCACAGCGGCTCCCTACGGCACGGGGGCCGGTGGCAAGAAGTCCGCGCAGTTGAATAACTACACGCAGCTTAAGAGCAAGAACCCGCCCGTCCGCAACATCACTGCCCTGACGCACTCGCTCAACGTGAACCTCACGCCGCGCCAGAATCTCAGCCAAATCGCAGCGGCGGCCACCACAACGACAGCCCTGCCCGTGAGCCTCAATGGGAACGGGAAGCCCACGAATCTCACCTCCTTGTCGCAGTCGACGGGCTCCTCCATCAAGCGAGCGCCATCGTACACCTTCTATGCGCCGCGGGATCTGCTGGTGCGCTCCTCGTTTATACTCCACACATCGCGGGATGTGCTGGAGTACCTGCAGACGTGGCTGGACATTAGCTATCCCTTGACCAAGGTGGACTTTGTGGCACTGCCCTCGCTGGACCGCAACATGATCTCCTCCCTGGGCCTGGTCACGCTCAAGACCTCCTTCCTCACGGATCCCAGCTCTATAACTTCGGAGCAGTACCAGTTCAGTGCCCTGCGCATTGCCGAGGCCATGGTGCGGCAGTTCTTCGGCGGCATCACCTCCCGCAAGGTGCTCAAGGACGTCTGGCTGTGGGAGGGGCTCATCCAGTACCTCGGCATCCATGCCCTCGCCCCGCTCCAGGAGAGCTGGCCCCTGAGGGAGATGTACCTGCTGAAGATGGCCACGGCGGCGCTGGACATCGACGCCATCCAGGGCTGGGACAGCATCATGAACGGCACCAGTCACGATGGCAAGAACGAGGACTTCTTTGTCCAGAAGACGGCGGCCATATTCTCGATGCTGCACACGGCCATCGGGGAGGATCGCTTCCGCGGCTGCCTGGGCTCCTTCCTCAAGGTGAACCGCTTCAAGACCGCCGAACCGACGGATCTCTGGACCATCTGCACCAAAAAGGCCAACGGGTCGAAGAACATCAAAGACATGATGACCCTGTGGACCCACCAGCCCGGCTTCCCCCTCCTCACCGTCACGAAAATGGGCAACAGCGTCTCCATATCACAGCGCCCCTTCCGGCCCGCCGACTTTCTAGCCATCCACGACGACTCCTACGAcggcaacaactacaacaagaCCTCCCTGAATGCCACCGACATGCCCAGCACAGTGCCCCCCACGCCCCAGGGCAAGCACAAGGCGGCGCCGCACATGAAATGGATCTTCCCCGTCACCTATGTGACGGACATCAACAACGTCAGCGAAACCCTGTGGATGCAGAATGTGGATA TAAACTTCAATGTGCCGGAGAACGTCAAGTGGATCAAGGTGAATGCCATACAAAATGGTTACTATCGCGTGGTCTACAACGACGACAACTGGGCAAATCTCATCGAAGAACTATCCAACAATCCCAACAGATTCAGCAGCGAG GATCGCTTGGGCCTGTTGTCCGATGCCTTCACGCTGTGCCATGCCAATCTGCTGCCCTGCGAGATCACCATGAACATGATTCAGTATCTGCCCAGCGAAACGAACTACGGACccatggccctggctctgAGGCATTTGGAGAAGTGGCGGCGGATACTCAAGTACTCCGAGTGCTTCCTGATGCTCAGTGAATTCATCAAGATGAAGATCTCCACGGTTATGGAGAAGGTGGGCTGGACGGATGAGGGCGATGTGGCTGCCAG ATTGATGCGACCCGAAGTTTTGCTGGCATCGGTGCTGTGGGAGGATATTGATAGCATAACCAAGGCCAAGAATATGTTGAATCAGTATCTGTATTACAATGGATCGGCCATAGCGCCCAATCTGAGAGAG GTGGTCTACACGGGCTCCATTCTCTCCGGGGAGTATATCTATTGGCAGCATTGCTGGGAGCGATTCGTTACCCTCCAGCGGACCTCCGAGACATTCGTCGAGCGAATGCAACTGCTGCGTGCTTTGGGCAGGACCAAGGATGCCTGGCTGCAGAACCGGCTGCTGTCGCACGTGACCATGCTGCCCACAGAGGAGGTGGTGCAGGTGCTCAAGGCGATTGCTGGCACGCCCACAGGTGGGGCCATGGCCTGTCGCTTCCTGCAAGCCAAGTGGTTCGAGCTCGAGAGGCGCCTGGGACCGGGAACGATCAGCTTTGCCAAGGTGATCTCGGCCATCACCCAATACGGAGCCACAAAATTCGATTA
- the LOC4801230 gene encoding endoplasmic reticulum aminopeptidase 2 isoform X2 — translation MLCCGFCCGNMSKRDYKVATTDGIELEPLGGEKSDKEKDKDKEKQTNGVTFGGESSGGRQTRTGVAVCSQRRALLVAGIVLGSLLLTAIIIAYAGPSNENNTQPFNPIATNGEPFPWLEKMLPTSARPLRYMVTIHPNLTTLDVKGQVTIDLHIEKETNFIVLHIQDLNVTEKAIVTPGPKGYALKIVKVLEFPPRQQLYIEVKEKLKKKSNYTLNLRWYSKLNPEPEGFYVDQYESSNGVERLLAATVFRPNGARRAFPCFDEPHVRAPFRISVFRDRFHIGLSNSIVHTTEDVGFYMGTGLLRDDFIETPALPADAVAWVVSDFQRESLQPSAAYIPTTAAPYGTGAGGKKSAQLNNYTQLKSKNPPVRNITALTHSLNVNLTPRQNLSQIAAAATTTTALPVSLNGNGKPTNLTSLSQSTGSSIKRAPSYTFYAPRDLLVRSSFILHTSRDVLEYLQTWLDISYPLTKVDFVALPSLDRNMISSLGLVTLKTSFLTDPSSITSEQYQFSALRIAEAMVRQFFGGITSRKVLKDVWLWEGLIQYLGIHALAPLQESWPLREMYLLKMATAALDIDAIQGWDSIMNGTSHDGKNEDFFVQKTAAIFSMLHTAIGEDRFRGCLGSFLKVNRFKTAEPTDLWTICTKKANGSKNIKDMMTLWTHQPGFPLLTVTKMGNSVSISQRPFRPADFLAIHDDSYDGNNYNKTSLNATDMPSTVPPTPQGKHKAAPHMKWIFPVTYVTDINNVSETLWMQNVDINFNVPENVKWIKVNAIQNGYYRVVYNDDNWANLIEELSNNPNRFSSEDRLGLLSDAFTLCHANLLPCEITMNMIQYLPSETNYGPMALALRHLEKWRRILKYSECFLMLSEFIKMKISTVMEKVGWTDEGDVAARLMRPEVLLASVLWEDIDSITKAKNMLNQYLYYNGSAIAPNLREVVYTGSILSGEYIYWQHCWERFVTLQRTSETFVERMQLLRALGRTKDAWLQNRLLSHVTMLPTEEVVQVLKAIAGTPTGGAMACRFLQAKWFELERRLGPGTISFAKVISAITQYGATKFDYDELKSLVHRFGRGQGMSVLNMTLSSVASNVEWVARSQTSLYKWVESNLHSHRR, via the exons ATGTTATGTTGTGGCTTCTGTTGTGGCAACATGTCGAAAAGGGATTACAAAGTTGCCACCACGGATGGCATCGAGCTGGAGCCGTTGGGCGGCGAAAAGAGCGACAAGGAGAAGGACAAGGATAAGGAGAAGCAAACGAATGGCGTTACCTTTG GTGGCGAATCGAGTGGAGGCCGCCAGACGCGCACCGGAGTCGCCGTCTGCTCGCAGCGTCGGGCTCTCCTGGTGGCCGGGATCGTGCTCGGCTCCCTACTCCTGACGGCCATCATCATTGCCTACGCCGGACCGTCGAACG AGAACAACACCCAGCCCTTCAATCCGATTGCCACCAACGGGGAGCCCTTCCCCTGGCTCGAGAAGATGCTGCCCACCAGTGCCCGACCCCTCAGGTACATGGTCACCATCCATCCCAATCTGACGACGTTGGACGTCAAAG GACAAGTCACCATCGATTTGCACATTGAGAAGGAGACCAATTTCATTGTCCTGCACATCCAGGACCTCAACGTCACCGAGAAG GCCATTGTGACCCCTGGACCGAAGGGATACGCCCTGAAGATTGTCAAGGTGCTGGAGTTTCCGCCCCGCCAGCAGCTCTACATCGAGGTGAAGGAGAAGCTCAAGAAGAAGTCCAATTACACCTTGAACCTCCGCTGGTACTCGAAACTGAATCCCGAACCGGAGGGCTTCTATGTGGACCAGTACGAGAGCTCCAATGGTGTGGAAAG ATTACTGGCTGCCACTGTCTTCCGACCGAATGGAGCACGACGGGCCTTCCCCTGCTTCGATGAGCCGCATGTGAGAGCCCCCTTCCGCATATCCGTGTTCCGCGATCGCTTCCACATCGGTCTCTCCAACTCCATTGTGCACACCACCGAAGATGTGGGCTTCTACATGGGCACGGGATTG CTTCGGGATGACTTCATTGAGACTCCTGCCTTGCCCGCCGATGCCGTGGCTTGGGTGGTGAGCGACTTCCAGCGTGAATCCCTGCAGCCCTCGGCCGCCTACATACCCACCACAGCGGCTCCCTACGGCACGGGGGCCGGTGGCAAGAAGTCCGCGCAGTTGAATAACTACACGCAGCTTAAGAGCAAGAACCCGCCCGTCCGCAACATCACTGCCCTGACGCACTCGCTCAACGTGAACCTCACGCCGCGCCAGAATCTCAGCCAAATCGCAGCGGCGGCCACCACAACGACAGCCCTGCCCGTGAGCCTCAATGGGAACGGGAAGCCCACGAATCTCACCTCCTTGTCGCAGTCGACGGGCTCCTCCATCAAGCGAGCGCCATCGTACACCTTCTATGCGCCGCGGGATCTGCTGGTGCGCTCCTCGTTTATACTCCACACATCGCGGGATGTGCTGGAGTACCTGCAGACGTGGCTGGACATTAGCTATCCCTTGACCAAGGTGGACTTTGTGGCACTGCCCTCGCTGGACCGCAACATGATCTCCTCCCTGGGCCTGGTCACGCTCAAGACCTCCTTCCTCACGGATCCCAGCTCTATAACTTCGGAGCAGTACCAGTTCAGTGCCCTGCGCATTGCCGAGGCCATGGTGCGGCAGTTCTTCGGCGGCATCACCTCCCGCAAGGTGCTCAAGGACGTCTGGCTGTGGGAGGGGCTCATCCAGTACCTCGGCATCCATGCCCTCGCCCCGCTCCAGGAGAGCTGGCCCCTGAGGGAGATGTACCTGCTGAAGATGGCCACGGCGGCGCTGGACATCGACGCCATCCAGGGCTGGGACAGCATCATGAACGGCACCAGTCACGATGGCAAGAACGAGGACTTCTTTGTCCAGAAGACGGCGGCCATATTCTCGATGCTGCACACGGCCATCGGGGAGGATCGCTTCCGCGGCTGCCTGGGCTCCTTCCTCAAGGTGAACCGCTTCAAGACCGCCGAACCGACGGATCTCTGGACCATCTGCACCAAAAAGGCCAACGGGTCGAAGAACATCAAAGACATGATGACCCTGTGGACCCACCAGCCCGGCTTCCCCCTCCTCACCGTCACGAAAATGGGCAACAGCGTCTCCATATCACAGCGCCCCTTCCGGCCCGCCGACTTTCTAGCCATCCACGACGACTCCTACGAcggcaacaactacaacaagaCCTCCCTGAATGCCACCGACATGCCCAGCACAGTGCCCCCCACGCCCCAGGGCAAGCACAAGGCGGCGCCGCACATGAAATGGATCTTCCCCGTCACCTATGTGACGGACATCAACAACGTCAGCGAAACCCTGTGGATGCAGAATGTGGATA TAAACTTCAATGTGCCGGAGAACGTCAAGTGGATCAAGGTGAATGCCATACAAAATGGTTACTATCGCGTGGTCTACAACGACGACAACTGGGCAAATCTCATCGAAGAACTATCCAACAATCCCAACAGATTCAGCAGCGAG GATCGCTTGGGCCTGTTGTCCGATGCCTTCACGCTGTGCCATGCCAATCTGCTGCCCTGCGAGATCACCATGAACATGATTCAGTATCTGCCCAGCGAAACGAACTACGGACccatggccctggctctgAGGCATTTGGAGAAGTGGCGGCGGATACTCAAGTACTCCGAGTGCTTCCTGATGCTCAGTGAATTCATCAAGATGAAGATCTCCACGGTTATGGAGAAGGTGGGCTGGACGGATGAGGGCGATGTGGCTGCCAG ATTGATGCGACCCGAAGTTTTGCTGGCATCGGTGCTGTGGGAGGATATTGATAGCATAACCAAGGCCAAGAATATGTTGAATCAGTATCTGTATTACAATGGATCGGCCATAGCGCCCAATCTGAGAGAG GTGGTCTACACGGGCTCCATTCTCTCCGGGGAGTATATCTATTGGCAGCATTGCTGGGAGCGATTCGTTACCCTCCAGCGGACCTCCGAGACATTCGTCGAGCGAATGCAACTGCTGCGTGCTTTGGGCAGGACCAAGGATGCCTGGCTGCAGAACCGGCTGCTGTCGCACGTGACCATGCTGCCCACAGAGGAGGTGGTGCAGGTGCTCAAGGCGATTGCTGGCACGCCCACAGGTGGGGCCATGGCCTGTCGCTTCCTGCAAGCCAAGTGGTTCGAGCTCGAGAGGCGCCTGGGACCGGGAACGATCAGCTTTGCCAAGGTGATCTCGGCCATCACCCAATACGGAGCCACAAAATTCGATTA
- the LOC4801230 gene encoding endoplasmic reticulum aminopeptidase 2 isoform X3 encodes MTNDPDLDDCAFLSGGESSGGRQTRTGVAVCSQRRALLVAGIVLGSLLLTAIIIAYAGPSNDCSCGTKTVSGYETDEENNTQPFNPIATNGEPFPWLEKMLPTSARPLRYMVTIHPNLTTLDVKGQVTIDLHIEKETNFIVLHIQDLNVTEKAIVTPGPKGYALKIVKVLEFPPRQQLYIEVKEKLKKKSNYTLNLRWYSKLNPEPEGFYVDQYESSNGVERLLAATVFRPNGARRAFPCFDEPHVRAPFRISVFRDRFHIGLSNSIVHTTEDVGFYMGTGLLRDDFIETPALPADAVAWVVSDFQRESLQPSAAYIPTTAAPYGTGAGGKKSAQLNNYTQLKSKNPPVRNITALTHSLNVNLTPRQNLSQIAAAATTTTALPVSLNGNGKPTNLTSLSQSTGSSIKRAPSYTFYAPRDLLVRSSFILHTSRDVLEYLQTWLDISYPLTKVDFVALPSLDRNMISSLGLVTLKTSFLTDPSSITSEQYQFSALRIAEAMVRQFFGGITSRKVLKDVWLWEGLIQYLGIHALAPLQESWPLREMYLLKMATAALDIDAIQGWDSIMNGTSHDGKNEDFFVQKTAAIFSMLHTAIGEDRFRGCLGSFLKVNRFKTAEPTDLWTICTKKANGSKNIKDMMTLWTHQPGFPLLTVTKMGNSVSISQRPFRPADFLAIHDDSYDGNNYNKTSLNATDMPSTVPPTPQGKHKAAPHMKWIFPVTYVTDINNVSETLWMQNVDINFNVPENVKWIKVNAIQNGYYRVVYNDDNWANLIEELSNNPNRFSSEDRLGLLSDAFTLCHANLLPCEITMNMIQYLPSETNYGPMALALRHLEKWRRILKYSECFLMLSEFIKMKISTVMEKVGWTDEGDVAARLMRPEVLLASVLWEDIDSITKAKNMLNQYLYYNGSAIAPNLREVVYTGSILSGEYIYWQHCWERFVTLQRTSETFVERMQLLRALGRTKDAWLQNRLLSHVTMLPTEEVVQVLKAIAGTPTGGAMACRFLQAKWFELERRLGPGTISFAKVISAITQYGATKFDYDELKSLVHRFGRGQGMSVLNMTLSSVASNVEWVARSQTSLYKWVESNLHSHRR; translated from the exons ATGACAAATGATCCGGACCTCGATGACTGTGCATTTCTCTCAG GTGGCGAATCGAGTGGAGGCCGCCAGACGCGCACCGGAGTCGCCGTCTGCTCGCAGCGTCGGGCTCTCCTGGTGGCCGGGATCGTGCTCGGCTCCCTACTCCTGACGGCCATCATCATTGCCTACGCCGGACCGTCGAACG ACTGTTCCTGCGGGACGAAAACCGTGTCCGGCTATGAAACGGATGAAGAGAACAACACCCAGCCCTTCAATCCGATTGCCACCAACGGGGAGCCCTTCCCCTGGCTCGAGAAGATGCTGCCCACCAGTGCCCGACCCCTCAGGTACATGGTCACCATCCATCCCAATCTGACGACGTTGGACGTCAAAG GACAAGTCACCATCGATTTGCACATTGAGAAGGAGACCAATTTCATTGTCCTGCACATCCAGGACCTCAACGTCACCGAGAAG GCCATTGTGACCCCTGGACCGAAGGGATACGCCCTGAAGATTGTCAAGGTGCTGGAGTTTCCGCCCCGCCAGCAGCTCTACATCGAGGTGAAGGAGAAGCTCAAGAAGAAGTCCAATTACACCTTGAACCTCCGCTGGTACTCGAAACTGAATCCCGAACCGGAGGGCTTCTATGTGGACCAGTACGAGAGCTCCAATGGTGTGGAAAG ATTACTGGCTGCCACTGTCTTCCGACCGAATGGAGCACGACGGGCCTTCCCCTGCTTCGATGAGCCGCATGTGAGAGCCCCCTTCCGCATATCCGTGTTCCGCGATCGCTTCCACATCGGTCTCTCCAACTCCATTGTGCACACCACCGAAGATGTGGGCTTCTACATGGGCACGGGATTG CTTCGGGATGACTTCATTGAGACTCCTGCCTTGCCCGCCGATGCCGTGGCTTGGGTGGTGAGCGACTTCCAGCGTGAATCCCTGCAGCCCTCGGCCGCCTACATACCCACCACAGCGGCTCCCTACGGCACGGGGGCCGGTGGCAAGAAGTCCGCGCAGTTGAATAACTACACGCAGCTTAAGAGCAAGAACCCGCCCGTCCGCAACATCACTGCCCTGACGCACTCGCTCAACGTGAACCTCACGCCGCGCCAGAATCTCAGCCAAATCGCAGCGGCGGCCACCACAACGACAGCCCTGCCCGTGAGCCTCAATGGGAACGGGAAGCCCACGAATCTCACCTCCTTGTCGCAGTCGACGGGCTCCTCCATCAAGCGAGCGCCATCGTACACCTTCTATGCGCCGCGGGATCTGCTGGTGCGCTCCTCGTTTATACTCCACACATCGCGGGATGTGCTGGAGTACCTGCAGACGTGGCTGGACATTAGCTATCCCTTGACCAAGGTGGACTTTGTGGCACTGCCCTCGCTGGACCGCAACATGATCTCCTCCCTGGGCCTGGTCACGCTCAAGACCTCCTTCCTCACGGATCCCAGCTCTATAACTTCGGAGCAGTACCAGTTCAGTGCCCTGCGCATTGCCGAGGCCATGGTGCGGCAGTTCTTCGGCGGCATCACCTCCCGCAAGGTGCTCAAGGACGTCTGGCTGTGGGAGGGGCTCATCCAGTACCTCGGCATCCATGCCCTCGCCCCGCTCCAGGAGAGCTGGCCCCTGAGGGAGATGTACCTGCTGAAGATGGCCACGGCGGCGCTGGACATCGACGCCATCCAGGGCTGGGACAGCATCATGAACGGCACCAGTCACGATGGCAAGAACGAGGACTTCTTTGTCCAGAAGACGGCGGCCATATTCTCGATGCTGCACACGGCCATCGGGGAGGATCGCTTCCGCGGCTGCCTGGGCTCCTTCCTCAAGGTGAACCGCTTCAAGACCGCCGAACCGACGGATCTCTGGACCATCTGCACCAAAAAGGCCAACGGGTCGAAGAACATCAAAGACATGATGACCCTGTGGACCCACCAGCCCGGCTTCCCCCTCCTCACCGTCACGAAAATGGGCAACAGCGTCTCCATATCACAGCGCCCCTTCCGGCCCGCCGACTTTCTAGCCATCCACGACGACTCCTACGAcggcaacaactacaacaagaCCTCCCTGAATGCCACCGACATGCCCAGCACAGTGCCCCCCACGCCCCAGGGCAAGCACAAGGCGGCGCCGCACATGAAATGGATCTTCCCCGTCACCTATGTGACGGACATCAACAACGTCAGCGAAACCCTGTGGATGCAGAATGTGGATA TAAACTTCAATGTGCCGGAGAACGTCAAGTGGATCAAGGTGAATGCCATACAAAATGGTTACTATCGCGTGGTCTACAACGACGACAACTGGGCAAATCTCATCGAAGAACTATCCAACAATCCCAACAGATTCAGCAGCGAG GATCGCTTGGGCCTGTTGTCCGATGCCTTCACGCTGTGCCATGCCAATCTGCTGCCCTGCGAGATCACCATGAACATGATTCAGTATCTGCCCAGCGAAACGAACTACGGACccatggccctggctctgAGGCATTTGGAGAAGTGGCGGCGGATACTCAAGTACTCCGAGTGCTTCCTGATGCTCAGTGAATTCATCAAGATGAAGATCTCCACGGTTATGGAGAAGGTGGGCTGGACGGATGAGGGCGATGTGGCTGCCAG ATTGATGCGACCCGAAGTTTTGCTGGCATCGGTGCTGTGGGAGGATATTGATAGCATAACCAAGGCCAAGAATATGTTGAATCAGTATCTGTATTACAATGGATCGGCCATAGCGCCCAATCTGAGAGAG GTGGTCTACACGGGCTCCATTCTCTCCGGGGAGTATATCTATTGGCAGCATTGCTGGGAGCGATTCGTTACCCTCCAGCGGACCTCCGAGACATTCGTCGAGCGAATGCAACTGCTGCGTGCTTTGGGCAGGACCAAGGATGCCTGGCTGCAGAACCGGCTGCTGTCGCACGTGACCATGCTGCCCACAGAGGAGGTGGTGCAGGTGCTCAAGGCGATTGCTGGCACGCCCACAGGTGGGGCCATGGCCTGTCGCTTCCTGCAAGCCAAGTGGTTCGAGCTCGAGAGGCGCCTGGGACCGGGAACGATCAGCTTTGCCAAGGTGATCTCGGCCATCACCCAATACGGAGCCACAAAATTCGATTA